CGGGTGAATGCTGTGCTTTCTCCTATTTTCTGATAAATATGAGCAGCGTCTTGCCAAGTCATAAGTGCAGACTCTGTTTTGCCCTGTGCTAACTGCAACTGCCCTCGTACATCTAGAGTTTGTGCGAGAATTCTAGAATATTCTTGTGAATTTTGTAAATCTTGTAACAAATTTAAACTTTGTGCGATCGCGTCCTCTGCTTGATTCCACAAACTCAGTTGCTGATAAGCCAAGGAAAGATTACTTAACGTCATAGCCGCCTGCAAACTATCCCCATTAGCTTCAAAAACTGTAGAAGCTTCTTTCAAGACATCAGCTGCATGAGAAAACTCTCCGGCTTCGTAAAGTCTTTTACCCTGTTCCACTAAAGCCTGTGTCTTATCTTGGCTTTTTGTTACGTGCGGTGAATCAGCGATCGCCGCAGAAGTACTTTTCAACATTGGTGGTGCTATTACGCAAAAATAAGCAACTATTAGTGCTAGTAATAATCGAAACCAGTTTCTTTTCACCACGTTTTTGTATTTTTAAATACTAATTAAGATCCAAACAATAAATATTTTAATTTATAAAATATTTTAATTGACAAATTTCCATTGAGAAACTTGTCAATTATTTTCTCATAACCAGGTATATTTGTTTTATAGACTGGGGTGTAGAATAGCTTCCACTTGAGCGATTACTAGATCGATGTCAATAGGCTTTCGGATCAATCCATCAACCTTTACATCGCGATAGTTTTGAGAATAATCTTCACTAATACCTGTGACTAACAAAATAGGAAGAGATTGAAACTTATCTGATTGTCTGATACGTTGAGCAATTTCGTATCCATCCATTTCAGGCATCATCACATCTAGTATCAGCAGGTCAGTCGAGTCAGAGTCAGTTTCAATCTTAGTTAACACTGCCGCACCAGAATCAGCAATCTCAATCTCGCGCTCCTCTGCTTCTAGAATTGCTTGGAGAAGAAAAGAGTTATCAGCATTATCATCACATATCAATATCCGCTTAATAATCCTATCCATTAGTCCTATATAAACAGAATACTTTTCTGTCTCAGATTTACTAAATTTTCTTAGTAGTATAAACAAACTGAGTATAGGCGTCTGTACGGTTTCCGACACAAACAACTACTGAGAAAGAATTCATCTGAAATCACGCCCGCAACCCATTACCTAGCAACCGCTCGCACTCGGCTTTAACGAGAT
This genomic interval from Scytonema hofmannii PCC 7110 contains the following:
- a CDS encoding response regulator; the encoded protein is MDRIIKRILICDDNADNSFLLQAILEAEEREIEIADSGAAVLTKIETDSDSTDLLILDVMMPEMDGYEIAQRIRQSDKFQSLPILLVTGISEDYSQNYRDVKVDGLIRKPIDIDLVIAQVEAILHPSL